The Deltaproteobacteria bacterium region TCTTTCGCTGTCACACGAAACCTCGGCAAGCTCATCGTCCCGTCGACACCCTCGAACACCACTTCCACCTTCACTCCAATCCGAATCTGCTCGGCACGGCAGTCGACGAGGTTGCTGACGATGTACGGCCCCTCATCGAGTTGCACGACGACCACGTTGTACGGCGCCTGTGCTTGAAACACCGGCAACGTCGGTCCATGGACGATGGTGAAGCTGAACACGCTGCCGCGACCGCTCGCGCGCATCCAGTCGGAGTCGACGCCGCCGCAGTGCGGGCACATCGGACGCGGCGGATGGCGCAGCGCGCCGCACGCCGTGCAACGCTGAATTCGCAGCTCGTG contains the following coding sequences:
- a CDS encoding Zn-ribbon domain-containing OB-fold protein; translated protein: MPIPVPNFDNAGFWEGCRQHELRIQRCTACGALRHPPRPMCPHCGGVDSDWMRASGRGSVFSFTIVHGPTLPVFQAQAPYNVVVVQLDEGPYIVSNLVDCRAEQIRIGVKVEVVFEGVDGTMSLPRFRVTAKEGA